Proteins from one Anopheles nili chromosome 2, idAnoNiliSN_F5_01, whole genome shotgun sequence genomic window:
- the LOC128730891 gene encoding cytochrome c oxidase subunit NDUFA4: MQGLTMASLKKNPALIPLYVCIALGSAGAVFYTLRLALRSPEVTWSRKNNPEPWEEFRNKQHKFYSPVRDYSNISSPAPKYTD; this comes from the exons ATGCAGGGATTAACCATGGCTAGCTTGAAGAAAAACCCGGCG CTTATCCCGCTTTACGTATGTATTGCGTTGGGTTCGGCCGGAGCCGTTTTCTACACGCTTCGTTTGGCATTGCGCAGCCCTGAAGTCACCTGGAGCCGTAAGAACAATCCGGAGCCGTGGGAGGAATTCAGGAACAAGCAGCATAAG TTCTACTCTCCGGTCAGAGATTACTCCAACATTAGCAGCCCGGCACCGAAGTATACCGACTAA
- the LOC128732007 gene encoding NAD(P)H-hydrate epimerase has protein sequence MELNDRLGHIIYSLYRMRYLNQQEAISVDEELFNEYKFSVDQLMELAGLSCAHAIADAYAPDSLKSNKVLICCGPGNNGGDGLVAARHLSLMNYAPYVYYPKRTEKELFKNLQHQAEVMGITVSTECPAAAWVETEFGLIVDALFGFSFKPPVRDSFMPIMEVLQQSQIPIASIDIPSGWNVELGPQTKSDIKPACLISLTAPKMCAQHLLNAKHYLGGRFVPKKLEEKYSMELPVYQGRDLFVRLS, from the exons ATGGAATTAAACGATCGATTAGGCCATATAAT ATATAGCCTTTACAGGATGAGATATCTCAACCAACAAGAGGCGATAAGTGTTGACGAAGAGCTGTTCAATGAGTACAAGTTCAGCGTAGATCAGTTAATGGAATTGGCTGGTTTAAGCTGTGCCCACGCTATTGCCGATGCGTACGCTCCTGATAG TCTAAAAAGTAACAAAGTGCTCATCTGTTGTGGACCTGGAAATAATGGAGGTGATGGGTTGGTTGCTGCAAGACATCTTTCTTTGATGAACTATGCGCCTTACGTGTACTACCCAAAGCGTACGGAAAAGGAGTTGTTTAAAAACTTGCAGCATCAGGCCGAAGTTATGGGGATTACTGTGTCAACGGAATGCCCAGCAGCTGCTTGGGTTGAAACTGAATTCGGTTTGATAGTTGATGCCCTGTTCGGGTTCAGTTTCAAACCACCCGTACGGGATTCTTTCATGCCAATTATGGAGGTTTTGCAACAGTCTCAAATACCCATTGCAAGTATCGACATTCCTAGCGGCTGGAACGTGGAGCTGGGCCCGCAAACAAAGAGTGATATTAAACCGGCTTGCCTTATTTCTTTGACTGCTCCTAAAATGTGCGCACAGCACTTATTAAACGCCAAACACTATCTTGGAGGACGTTTTGTTCCGAAAAagctggaagaaaaatattcgATGGAATTGCCCGTCTACCAGGGACGTGATCTGTTTGTCAGACTTAGCTGA
- the LOC128731152 gene encoding kinesin-like protein KIF17, which translates to MAENVKVVVRCRPMNKREQQSSCTSVIQIDNSLVNLDNPKDRNATQKSFRFDNAYGYAATTENIYSDICYSLVESVLEGYNATIFAYGQTGCGKSHTMQGTTYNLSAADPNNANNIGIIPRSFEHIFEAISLASEVRYLVLVSYLEIYNETIRDLLKPHVPTAGTGTPAGGLQIKEIPGEGVTVQNLSLHTVHGMKECIELLELGAKNRMVGSTLMNIESSRSHSIFSISLEQISTSVVDNGTSIKRGKLNLVDLAGSERQSKTGATGDRLKEATKINLSLSALGNVISALVDGKTKHIPYRDSKLTRLLQDSLGGNTKTLMIACISPADYNYDETLSTLRYASRAKNIANKPRVNEDPKDTMLREYQQEIIRLKDLLKVGENKNTNVNGETTVEFEKQALKSQYDQEVLHLRQEYEQQKIAKQELVKDIEKIKSYYEQQMQLLTSRKTLDDEQEPSVSDLANRDRKEIYDRIKQIKDALIGGERANDIQLKEKRYRNKLASEKRINALAHALGRIEQPADRDLLQGHYSDIQQELKMRCEHIRTLRKRTKFLEQEVTDIQSEFQCERDDYLATIRLLEKKILFYESVFHKAMPVLRKDGRYWNLECLEKESEWNDDLRKWRLPDDTLLRLRLPPADTPPPETASPGKLSGRESQTSLTAPGRLERSSTMILAKLPEFQRENNTKASEDHQRKEFLSKTTNCNPFPKIEDVAMTYFRPRRAAELVYKSGWRSLQK; encoded by the exons AGCGTTATACAGATCGACAACTCACTAGTGAATCTTGACAATCCAAAAGATCGCAATGCAACTCAGAAATCCTTTCGATTTGATAACGCGTATGGCTACGCGGCGACAACGGAAAATATTTACAGCGATATTTGTTACTCGCTGGTGGAG AGTGTTCTCGAAGGCTATAATGCGACGATTTTTGCATACGGACAGACGGGCTGCGGTAAATCACACACGATGCAAGGTACCACCTACAACTTATCCGCTGCGGATCccaacaacgccaacaacaTCGGCATCATACCGCGTTCGTTCGAGCACATTTTTGAGGCGATTTCACTCGCCAGTGAAGTGCGCTACCTGGTGCTGGTTAGCTATCTGGAGATCTACAACGAAACAATACGGGACCTGCTCAAGCCGCATGTACCAACGGCCGGTACTGGAACGCCGGCAGGAGGCTTGCAGATAAAAGAGATACCCGGTGAGGGTGTTACGGTGCAGAATCTTTCGTTACACACCGTACATGGAATGAAGGAGTGCATCGAGTTGCTGGAGCTAGGAGCTAAAAACCGCATGGTTGGAAGCACGCTCATGAACATCGAGAGCTCACGATCGCATTCAATATTTAGCATCAGCCTGGAACAAATATCCACCAGCGTTGTCGACAATGGCACCAGTATCAAACGGGGTAAGCTTAATCTCGTCGATTTGGCCGGTTCCGAGCGGCAAAGCAAAACAGGTGCAACCGGCGATAGGCTGAAGGAAGCGACCAAAATCAATCTCTCATTGTCTGCGCTTGGCAATGTCATTTCGGCGCTGGTCGatggcaaaacgaaacacattcCCTACCGAGATTCAAAACTCACCAGGCTGTTGCAGGATTCGCTTGGGGGAAACACAAAAACGCTGATGATTGCATGCATTTCCCCGGCGGATTACAACTACGACGAAACGTTGTCTACGCTGCGATACGCCAGCCGCGCGAAGAACATTGCCAACAAACCTCGGGTGAACGAAGATCCCAAGGATACGATGCTGCGGGAATATCAACAGGAAATAATACGCTTAAAGGATCTGCTCAAAGtaggagaaaacaaaaacacaaatgtTAACGGTGAGACTACGGTTGAATTTGAAAAGCAAGCTCTCAAATCGCAATACGACCAGGAGGTGCTGCATCTACGCCAAGAGTACGAGCAGCAGAAAATCGCCAAGCAGGAATTGGTAAAGGACATCGAAAAGATCAAATCCTACTATGAGCAACAGATGCAACTTCTCACCTCCAGGAAAACGTTAGACGATGAGCAGGAGCCCTCGGTATCCGATCTAGCCAATCGAGATAGGAAAGAAATTTACGATCGAATCAAACAGATCAAGGATGCGCTAATCGGTGGCGAACGGGCCAACGACATTCAGTTGAAGGAGAAGCGATATCGCAACAAGTTGGCGTCAGAGAAGAGAATCAATGCGTTAGCACATGCCCTTGGCCGTATCGAGCAACCGGCTGACCGTGATTTGCTGCAGGGCCACTACTCTGACATTCAGCAGGAACTGAAAATGCGTTGTGAGCACATTCGTACGCTACGAAAACGCACCAAGTTTCTCGAGCAAGAAGTAACCGACATTCAGAGTGAGTTTCAATGTGAACGGGATGATTATCTGGCAACGATACGGCTTCTAGAGAAGAAAATTCTCTTCTACGAAAGCGTCTTTCATAAAGCTATGCCAGTGCTGCGTAAGGATGGACGGTACTGGAATTTGGAATGTCTAGAGAAGGAATCAGAATGGAACGACGATTTACGTAAATGGCGTTTGCCCGATGACACGCTGTTGCGATTGCGTTTACCACCCGCCGATACGCCACCACCGGAAACGGCCTCTCCCGGAAAACTATCCGGGCGTGAAAGCCAAACATCCTTAACGGCACCGGGTCGTTTAGAGCGCAGCTCAACGATGATACTTGCCAAATTGCCAGAATTCCAGCgcgaaaataacacaaaagcTTCAGAGGATCACCAACGAAAAGAGTTTCTGAGCAAAACCACAAACTGCAACCCTTTTCCGAAGATCGAAGATGTTGCAATGACTTATTTCAGGCCGCGCCGAGCTGCCGAACTGGTGTACAAAAGTGGATGGCGATCTCTGCAGAAATAA